In Mytilus trossulus isolate FHL-02 chromosome 10, PNRI_Mtr1.1.1.hap1, whole genome shotgun sequence, the DNA window tggaccttttggattatagctcttcatcttttatataagctttggatttcaaatattttggccatgagcatcactgaagagacatgtattgtcgaaatgcgcatctggtgcaagaaaattggtactgttaattttattaatcagTAGATTTTTTTCCAGTGAAAATGCCTCAGGGAATTGTACACTTTGTAAGTGTAGTTATTAAGAGTTCACTTCataattaactgacaatgaaaagtcattcaggtatagcatttcatagtgcatggaaaaccatgtactatgaaaattagagggGGAAAACTTACTTTTCATTGGACGAGAACGGGTGAGTATGTtctaaatgtaaataaacaattaacaactACTCAACAACAAACGATAATCACTGAGTCATAGCCCCTGACTGTGGACAGACACGTAAATAATTTGTCGGGGTTTAAATTGCTGGAAGACACCCTAGACCCCCTGGACTCGGACAGAGGTCTATCAACAAAACAGAAGAACTAACTTTAAAAGCTTGAcgaaacaaattaaatgaaaccACAAATTAACACAACtaacaaaaagacagaaaatacagaTCTGACAGTAATCACTGTTTCAGAAAGCCGACAAAAACTAAGCGTAACAGTATattaatatcaaaaacaaaacatgttttttgttgtttaaatctacaattaatgattttaaaacagTCGTTCTCGATACATGTTCAGTGATGTAAGATGATAAGTATTGGTTCTTCTCAACACTTTATAACCCGAAAGCAGTGCATTCAGTAACAACGCCTCGGTTCTAGACGcaatgaatttcttttttttttgttattataagaGACGAGTCTATATAGAATGTCATGCCTGtcttattgaaaacaaaaaaaatgtggaaTGCATAAGATAAGAAtgtaactatttttttcttccctaaaatttgaaatttcgcACGAATCGACTATTTAGCGATGTGTTGCATGCAACtgattattaaataaaagaCTTTAATTacataacattgaaaatttcTGACAAATCGACTTTATAACTCAAGACtgattaaatacaaatagatGACggagaaaaaaatcctttttttattcaaactcCCAATAACGTTTCttatgagttttatgtagacgaaacgcgcgtctggcgtactaaattataatcctgctacctttgataacttttaaaatacaattattttgatatcttaTCAAAGGtagcaggattataatttagtacgccagacgcgcgtttcgtctacataagactcataatTTGAGTTGCAGATTCAGGCAGCTTATCATAGCcaataaaaactaaaacataactgacaattataaaaacaaaacatgtcttttgttgaataaatctagaattattttcaaaacagcGTGGCTCACCGCAATACTTACGCTGGTAATTAAACAGAATCCTTTACCTTTAATTTGTTTGTCATCGGATACCGATAACAATGTTGTTACGGTCACTTATTCTGCCTTCCAATGGGGATTAAGATCGAATAATATATCAAAGTAGGTGCTAAAGAAGAAAAACGAAAGTTTaattattcaacatttaaatcaaCACACAAGGTTCAGTCATATGCTGGTAATTCGTATTATTTGATTTAGGCGTTTataacctttggtgaccccacagtttaaatgtctATAACACGTACGATTTGACAAAAGTGCCTTACAAACGAACGTTTACTTTatctaattagttatcaaaggtaccaggattataatttagtacgccagacgcgcgtttcgtctacataagactcatcagtgacgctcatatccaactatttataaagccaaacaagtaaaaagttgaagagcttgaGGATCCaaaggttcaaaaagtataACCAGTCCATTGATAATTTGAGCATGCAAAGAATTGGTCTACactgttttgattatttataaaatgatttaaaaaaggttgtttttaattcagtttgTATCCCTGTTCATTGatgtaaaatacttttaaaaaaattcttctaTCTCCCTACAAGCTCCGTAGATTCTTAAAATACCATATTAAGGTTTTGATTAACAAGACTCGAGATAATCTTGACAGTACTTGACTGTATTCAATTCTACTCGACTCTGATCTCTGCCTGCATTTGTACTTAATAAGTCTGATTCGTCACTAGACTGGTCGAGCCTTTGTTCACTGTAGACTACCCCAAGATTATCAAGTACTGAATCAGACTTGTTATGTAAAGTCGAAACCAAATTCGAGTACAGTTAAGTACTACCGAGGAGAATTCTAGATACAATCGAGTCTTGTAAAGTACAATCTGTGTTCTCActtactggtcgagcacaaaatATGGTAATTTCAAACTCTAAGCAGTTTGAAGTGTTTGGTTATCCGATAACATGCATCAAAGTGAGCAAAGTATACCTCGGTTCTTGACAATGTGAAATTcatttgtcttttgttgttgttttgttataagAGACGAGTCTATATAGAATGTCATGTCTGTCTTACTGAAAacgaaaagaataaaaatatctttggaatgcattaaattagaatataattacataaaactGGAAATGTCTTACAATCGATTCTGTGAAGATTTGTGACATGTAACAGATTGAAGTTATATTGGTATGTTGGATTGGTATTGCAAGATCGGTAATTCAATTGGTATTCATTGTGCACTCCTtttgttttaccattttttaatgtttttaccgATTGAGTCTCTTTCTTGATTACGAAATtctggttgattttttttaatggatagCAGATGACTCTTATTCAGTCGATTGACCCGGACCCATGACTTCCATGTTATTCCGTCAGTATTTTGTTCAgtacttaatttgtattttctacATCGATTTATGAGATTTCAACATCGCTAAACTTCTGTTGTCTATAATTaggacaaaatcaaaatattgacgatttataaaattgaaaccTGTGTAAATAACAGAGGACATTAAACTTGATTAGGTTATTTAaggaaagttttttttttttatcctttttacgttttatttaatggaaaaaatattttaaatgtacctATATTTTTATCGTTTGCTTGACGTATGGAACTATACGATTAATCTTTTTAAAGGCGCATGCATCTATTTTTCAGCATCGTCTAACTCAAGCGATCCTGCCTTTTATGTTTACTTAGAGGCACCTGAAACCAATCCTAAATCAAACATGGTAGTTAAGTTTGATACACCAATCACAAATATAGGTGGAGCCTACAGCATCGAGAAAGGTCTATTTACCGTCCCAAAGAAAGGAGTGTATGTGTTCTCCTGGACTATTGTTTCATCCGATCGTGGTGTGATTTTCACTCAAATCGTCGTTAATAGTGAGCCAATAGGAAGCATGATAACGCACGCTGAACAGTCATACGATTTCCATACAACAACTACTGTGGCTGTTAAAGAACTCAATCAAGGCGACGTCGTATTTATTCGCACAAATCCGCATTCTCGTGCTCTTGGATATATCAACAGTGGGGTACATTTCAGGTCCTCTTTCAGTGGATGGTCATTAAAGTGATGAATctgatcaaaataaaattgattctAGTTTCGAAATAAAAATAGGATTATTATACCTTTTGTTTATAAACGATTCATCCTAGACAAGATATATAGTTTGAACTTTGAAGGCATCTTTGTATTCGAAAGTGAGAAAGTAACCAAAACGACacaatcaaactcatatatATGTGTATCTGTACGTCCAAATATGGTCTTCAACATCgaaaaaaagtacattaaaaataattacaagtGTCTTTCGTGTCaactatattattttgaacTAAAGCAATGTTCGCTGTTAGAATTTTACGGTGTTAAATCCAGCCTCTGAAAAGAAATCCACATAAATACATTTCTTCCTTTTTGAACACAAGTCATGATTGTGTTCAGACTGACACATGTTTAGATTAAGCagtaatttaaaagtaatttagGCTTTTTCTAAATGTAACCTGCTTTGCTGAGTAAATGTTtgctttttaaattgatttgacTAAGCAATGCACCATTTGTTGAAAATAGTTGTTTTCATTGaagtaaacatgataaaagatcAGAAGGGGACATTCTCGTAATAAACATCTGCATTATTTGGAACAGTAGCATTGAATATAATATTGGCATTGCCATCAACTGCGGCTAAGGCATTATCATTCTTTCAGACTATTTCActgtgtatttgtatttatatttaagaagatgtggtatgagtgccaatgagacatcttcCATCCAAATCTTCATTTGTAAAAGTAACTCATTATAGGTCATATttcggtcttcaacacggagcattgcaTTGGCTCACAACAACAAGCTAAAAAGGTCTACTACCATGAAAATGCCCTTTTGTAGCTCACCTGGCTAAAAGGACAAGTGATCCTTTTCATTACATTGTGTCCGAACGTTAACTATTACAAAAgtcttctcttctgaaactattcgaccaaattaaacaaaacttggtcacaatcaatattgtattatcttaatttattttttaaatgtacgaTGACCACTCTTGTCAACCAATATGGTCgatatggctaaaaataaaatatatagagatgaaaaatttattttaaaaactataatagaGACAGAAACACTTCAAATGGCAAATTTGAAGagcaagacaagatctacaaataagaaAGCGTTGCCTTAATTGTTTGACGTTGCCATATTTGAAGCGATGATCTTTAATCACGTTTTTATCAATTCTTAGTACTTTTGCCTGTTATCGGTATCCTGAAAACTATAAAAGCTACACAGACACTTCCAATGCAAAAAAGATCTTGAAAGCAAGATCTgcaaatcaaaagtaaaattcaGCTAAAATCGTTGGTAGACACTTCGTGATTGGCCTTAAAGAACGATATGTTCACCAATCATTGGTTTTTTCACTTCATGTTCTTCACTGACATGGATTTGCTCATGACACAAACACTGTTCCAAAAGAGTTATTAACAAGATATAAACATTACCGTCGCCATCTTTTATACGAAATGTCTGTTTTTTCAACTCACTAGAGACTTGTTTTGTcgtctttaaaaaatataagagatgtgatatgattgtcaaagaATACGCGAAACACCTATGTACAAAAGTTCAGATAAAGTAGATGGAAGAAATTATCGCCTTCAACAATGGGAAAACCCATATCCATATATAGTCCGATataaaggtgtaataccaccattgattttcccctattagactttcttaaatttgcacttttcaaaaaatgtgcagaatttatctttgtttcaaataaagagatatttggcatgagtaaagttttatcctgtccagtactatagaaaaaatttcacgtaacatttcattgcatattaGAAAATAACCATTATTGGAAGTTATTGAAAGTTGGTCTAAAAATGCGGAAAACATATTGGACAGACATGAACCGACGACCTACAGGCATCTTCAAAGGTCACATAAAGAAAGCGGAGAGCTTTGTTTAAGTAACTTGAATATTTGTCTGATCAGCTAAGTTATCGAATGTGTTCTATCGACATTTTGACGGAGATTAAATTCCCATGGGCAGTAATGTATCGTATGAGAAGACGCTGATCCTGTATACGCATTCGGTCATTTTTTTGAATACATGCCACTTTCTCAGTTAGaagttgtttttatatgatgtaGGATGAACATTAACAGATAGCAACTTAACGacaaaattatctaaataagAGAAAAGTGCGAAAAACAGTCTTAAAAGCAATAGAGAGGTGTCTACATAATATGACAAACTCTAAAACCATgacagttttaaataaaatttagaaagagtggggaatgtgccaaagcgacaacaaccccactatagagcagacaacagctgaaggccaccaatgggtcttcaatgaagtGAGAAActcccgtaggtgtccttcagcttgccccttaaacatatgtatactagtacagtgagaatggacgtcatactaaactccgaattatacatcagaaactaaaatcaaaaacgcattaaacagaaataaatcaaAGATCTGCTATCTAATTTTGACTTTTGACGGCACAAAATTTTTAGTGGGATTAAAAAAATTTTTGTGTAATGTTGTGTCACGTCTGTCCTTTAAACGCCCGGGATGAAATCCGAATACAACAGCCCAGTAATGGCAAATCTATTGCTCCAATGAATAATTTCTTGTAAAAAGTAGAGTTTTTGATTTCGTTCTGTGTAATGTATAGGGAATGATATAAACACTGGAGTCTCTATGCATACCGTGTTTAGACGTTTCGGCATTTACAATGTACCTTTATAAGGAGCTTCAAACTAAATTAACATTTGAAAGTCAGGGATATGTAAATACGCTGAAATGTTACAAGCTATGAGAACAATAATAGAGCTTTatgacctaaaataaaaaaaaaaaacgaaa includes these proteins:
- the LOC134687956 gene encoding collagen alpha-1(VIII) chain-like; this translates as MKLQIYVLLSLFLTTLVFCSGKTLDYDELISVIAKNTETIRKLEDKLNGHEMLHVVHNKAIIEQREQISILKNTIKSQRKTLNGHGNQLADIQNKCRQFKRADGDTSTSSNSSDPAFYVYLEAPETNPKSNMVVKFDTPITNIGGAYSIEKGLFTVPKKGVYVFSWTIVSSDRGVIFTQIVVNSEPIGSMITHAEQSYDFHTTTTVAVKELNQGDVVFIRTNPHSRALGYINSGVHFRSSFSGWSLK